In one Solanum dulcamara chromosome 1, daSolDulc1.2, whole genome shotgun sequence genomic region, the following are encoded:
- the LOC129887274 gene encoding nuclear transcription factor Y subunit B-3-like — translation MNGKKTLNSPIESPLSGNTSDNFSKELDKFLPIANVSRIMKKSLPTNAKISKEAKETVQECVSEFISFITGEASDKCQREKRKTINGDDLLWAMTTLGFENYVGPLKGFLNKYRESEGEKNIMARNDETFHEPIITSTNNIISTTYSNNNVTKFSLARPEIIQSFNNGNFSQNYGENLTSKANLHGVEW, via the coding sequence atgaACGGGAAAAAAACCCTAAATAGCCCGATAGAAAGCCCGTTATCGGGCAACACGTCCGATAACTTCTCTAAAGAACTAGACAAGTTCCTCCCTATAGCCAATGTTAGTAGaataatgaaaaaatctctTCCAACCAACGCGAAAATCTCCAAAGAAGCCAAAGAAACCGTTCAAGAATGCGTATCTGAGTTCATTAGCTTCATCACGGGTGAAGCATCGGATAAATGCCAAAGAGAGAAGAGGAAGACCATCAATGGAGATGACCTTTTATGGGCTATGACAACATTAGGGTTTGAAAATTATGTTGGACCCTTAAAAGGTTTTCTTAATAAGTATAGAGAAAGtgaaggagaaaaaaatatcaTGGCTAGAAATGATGAAACTTTTCATGAACCCATTATAACTAgtactaataatattattagtacTACTTATAGCAATAATAATGTTACAAAATTCTCACTAGCAAGGCCTGAAATTATTCAGAGCTTTAATAATGGGAATTTTTCACAAAATTATGGTGAGAATTTGACATCTAAAGCTAATCTTCATGGGGTTGAAtggtag